DNA from Pajaroellobacter abortibovis:
AAGGTTTTTCCCGTCTGGGGAAAAACAGGGCCCACCTTCTAAGCCGCGACGGTGAGTTATCGTTTGATAAGTTTTTTTCTCGAGATCAATCACTCGAATTTCTCGGTAGCCTCCTTTTGTCCAGGCAGTGTAGGTGACTGCCCGCCCATCGGGTGACCAACGGGGTGCATATGCCTGCTCAAGGGGTTGACTGGGTAGCAGTGCGCGTACATGTTCTAGGGTGAGTGAACTGCTATTGAAATCTGCAATCTGCAGATAACTGGTTCCGCGATGTTGTGTCACGAATACAATTTGGGTACCGTCGGGAGATACATCGGGCATCTTTGCGCGAAATCCGCGTGTCATCCGCACACGTGTTGACTCGACGCCGGTCACCCCTCGTTGACGGGGAGGAACTGCAAAAAGATCGAAGAAACGAAATAGATTTTTGTGGATGCCCAATGCTTCGAAGACAACCCCTCCTTCTGGTGTAAAGGCAGGTGTGGAGACGTCGTTGGTGCGGAGCATGAACTCTGCTTGGGAAACATGAGTTTGGGAGCTATCGAGAAGATTGGAGGGAAGCTTGATTTGATAAAGGCCTGGTGTAGAGTGACCGTCGCTTCGGTAGTACATAAGCGTGGAGGATTCGGTTGGGGATTCTTGCTTGGAGGGAAACCATCGCGGGTTGCGAGCGATTTGGCCATGTTTCGTTATACGGATCCCTTCCTGTAGTCCATGCGCTCGAATCGTTGCTGCTTCTTCTGCAAACTGCTGTTGGGAGGCTGCAATCCAGTGAGGATAGAGCTCTTCATACGTTTTCCCTGTGGCGTGACGCAAGGCACGATTCAATCCTCCTGGAATAGGCTGGCGGCCGTAGTCCTCGATGATCGAGCGGAAGACCTCTTCACCGTAGGAATCTGCGATCCAATCCATGAAGAATGAACCGTAAAGATACCAGATGTTCCCTTGGGGCCATCGGCGAGGGGGATGGGAGAATTGATCGAGAGAGGCGATGTGATTCTCTAGTACATCTGCCCGCATCATCATTTTCCATTGGGAAGAACGGAGCCGCCCCGCACTTGTGCGCAGGCTCTCTTCCACTACCGCGAGACCTTCGACGATGAAGTGCGGTTGATAAAAATTAGGGACAAGCAATTTCCCAAAAAGCGCATTGATAAGAGCAGGAAGTCCACCGATGCTCTCTCCGTGGACGGCGTGTGTATACTCGTGAGTCAGAAGATCTAAGTACCAATCATCTGGATTCCCTAGCTCGGAGAGTTCCTCTGGAGCTGTTAGAGAAAGTCGAATCGTACTGTAGGGGGTGAGCGTCGCACTCCCATTCGGATGCTCGGATTGATCAGTCAGTACAATTTCCACCCGTTCTTTTGGGTAGATCGCCAGAATAGAACCGATTCTCTGGTAGAGCAACTCGGCGAGTCTTGCAATCCGGAAGGCTATCTCTTCTTCGCCTGAATAATACGTAATGTAGAAATGTTCTGTCTGGAGGCTTTTCCAGAGGAGGGATGGATCATTGGCAGGCCATGCCGACGAAGTCACAAAGGTCGCACTGACAATCCATAAAACAATTCCTCTAAGAAAAACGTTACGGCACAGAGTGAATGACAAAAAACAAAGAGATTAAAATGATAGAAATACTAGGTGTCATCGTGAAATAAAGGCTCTCGATTTTTCACGTAGCGATAAACGAGTTGCTTTGCTTCAGGGCTGATATCTATAAGTTGTGCTCCAAAGCCGGGAGGGGCGTCTTGCCCTGCATCCGAAGCCTCTCGTCTCCATCGGACGATCGCTTTGGCTTCAAACTCATATCCGCCAGGTAGAGCGACTTTAAGCTGCACATGGCTTCCAATTTTAGGCAGGAGGTAGGTGGACACGAACAGTCCTCCATGGTCGATAATATCATTGCCCACTAATCCTTTATAAAAATTGGTTGCACTGTAGGTGCCGAGTGATGCTTCGATGGTTTGAATAGGATTCATAGAGGATTGATTGGAAGCAGAAGTTGAGATTGAGCTAACAGGAGGCGATGGGCCTCCTGAAATAGAAAGTGTTGGTTGAGGATTAGCAATCGGTTTTGGCGGGATGGAAGACAGTGGAGAAGAGGGTGTGACAGGAGCAGGAAGTGGGAAGGAACTCTTTGAAACGGGAGGAGTGGCAGGTGTGATTCCTACAAGGGGTTCGAGAATAGCAATCGCTCGGGTGATTGCACCTGTTGCTGTGGCAGCGACTGCTGGAGGGGAGGGCTGTTGCTTTAAAGAAGCAAGAACTTTTTGGAGATATTGCAATGCTATCGTGATGTAAGGAGTGGTCGATTTCTCATCGGGGATCCCTTCTGCTTGTTGGAGAGTGTAAATCGCTTGCCCGAGTGAAGCGGCTAGTTCTACAAGGGGACGTGGTAGCTGAGGATCCGACTGAAGCGCGCTCAATCCACCTGCAACTAATTCGCGAGCATTTCGTAAAACATTAAGAAAATCGGACACAGCCTGGCCTCTTTCAAACTTCAAGTATAAATTAATGTAGATATAGACCGAATAAAAAAATAAATTGATTCTCTTCGTGATTAAATCGATGGAGGGATATTACCTGCAATTTTGATCGGTTCACAAGCAGTTTCACCATTTCCTTAGGGTCTTTATTTTTTAAGCATGAGGAACAAAGCATGTGAAGTGATTGGGATCCGATGGAAGATCGGATCACGTGGTTTGGTTTTTCGTTCCCACAGCGGCGGTGTGTTCTTCTCCTAGCTGTCGGACGAGTGCAGTCCGCACAGCGGCTTCCACAATGTGCCAGAGTTGAGTGCGATCGGTGGCTCGGCCCAAGAATCCGATTGGGATGCGGAATCCTCCTTTATCTCGTCTCCCTCCTCCAAAAGCGCGTCCCAACTCGTCATACCCAAAAGCTTGTTCTAGCCAAACAGCCGGATCGACACTGGGGGAATGAGTTCGGAGGGAGCCTTCAATAAATTTGTCTCCGACGACACCGTACACAACAACTGTGTCGATGTCTTCCCTGCGCACCAAAAAATCCGCAGCTTGCGCAATTGTATCCCGATCGGCGTCGGAAACAAAACCGACTCCGGACATAGCGAAATTGCGCCGCACGGCTAAAGCAGAAAGGGCTCGCGCGATGACATCCATAGCGTTGGGAGCGATCAGCCTTCGGCTTAGATCGGCAAGCAGGTCGCGGTCGCAGACTTCGGAGACTTGAGCGGCTGCTCGGAAATCAGCGGCTCGGGCAAGCATGAAATCATCTGTATCGGTTGCGAGTCCATGCATCAGGGCAGTGGCTACTCGACGATCCTCTTCCACATCGGGATCCAGTGGGAAAAGTTCAGAGAGGTACTCTACAAAGATAGTTGCAGTTGCGCCTACATCTTGTCTCAGATCGACAAAACGACCTTTAGGAGGGGAAGTGGCGCGATGGTGATCCACAATGGTCAGAATCTCAAGCCCACTGGTGTCTCCTAGATCGGGATCAACATCATAAGCGTCGACAATCGCTAAAAAGTCGACTTTATCCACTTCGCGGACGCTTTTAATTTTGCGTAATTCAACTCCTAACAATTTAACGAGGGCCCGATTTTCTCGGTGACTTAAATCGTGACAATATCCGATCGTGGTGTTGACCCCAATGCGCTGCGCAATATGCGCTTGAGCGAGCGCGCAAGCAATTCCATCCGGATCGGGATGCCCTCGAAGGGCGATTAAAACATGACCCCCTTTTACTAGAGAAAGTGTTTCTGAAAAAGCGCGTGCGCGGTGTTCGGAATTTGGGGCATTTAAGGCAAGACGTCGGGATGGTTCATTCATGCAAATATTCTTCTTTTTGATGAAATACTATCTCTCGTAGAATCAATCTTGGGCGTTTCTTCACGCAAGCAAATGAAAAATGACACTCGCTATGAAGCGACCGGATGATTCCTACGCATTTTTTAAAATGATACAAAATTGTCTTTTCGTACAGTTGGTTTAATAAAATAGACAAAATGTCCAGAAGAGCCTACACTTTTTTAAGAGCTGTAACTGTGAAGAGAAGGGTTTTGTGTGCGAGGAGCATGGATCAATAGTGAGAATGGCCTCATTCTTTTTATTTTCTTGTTAGTGTGGGGGGCTAAGTATCTGTCTCCTCTTGGAGAATGGGTGGGTAAGCATTGGATTCCCAAAAAAAATCCCCTTTCTCATGATGGCCTGATGTGATTCTATGATAGATGAAAACATGGCCTTTTTTGCTTATCTGTTTGAGTGCGTCTTGTTGTTGAATGAAATCCACTTGCTGTCGTTGTGTATAAAAGAGGAGTAGTGTCGGGGAGATTGGGTGAGGATGGGATTCGTCAGTCAAATAGGTTGTTATTGTGGAAAGGGATAATCAATTTCTCAGGGACTGTTGAATGGGTTGTTGTGCTCGCTTCTATCAACCACTGGGCAGGGGTTTGATTGTTGTCCGTTATCAGAAAGGAATGATTGGCTTACAGATATCGACTGATGTCGTCCTGTACAGTTAAAAGGAAGAGCGGAAAAGACATTCGTGCATAGCTTGCGTTTTGATTGATGATTGTAGATATGACTTCGTGAGGAGGTTGAACGAGGAAGTTATAGTGTAGCCCTCCGAAAAGGCTGAAGATGTAATCCAGTGAGTCGTCATTTGGGTGGAAAGGGAATGCCCCACTTTTATCTGTTTCTTCGAAGAAAGTACGGGACTCAACTTGGAAACCTTGGGTGTCCGGAAGGATTTTTCCCTATTAAAAATAGGGTGATAGCTTTCTGAAAGCGGTTTGAAAAACGCATACGCTGCTTCTTGAAAAGCTTGGGGGAAGGGTCGAGTGGGATCTTTTGTTCAGATGGGTGGTTTAGGTCAAGCAGCTTAAGGAAGTTAGGATATTGTAGCGAGAACTTGTTGGTTGCGTTGAGGTAACAAGTGCCTCCCAAATTGGCTAGACCGAGCCCTTTTGAAAGATCGAGGTAGGAAGGGGTTGGCGTAAGAGACGACGGGACCTTTTCCGCGTCTTCGTCTGGAGGAGGTGTAGTTGGAGTTTACAACTCTTCCTCTTCGAGAGGGGAATGTTTTGGAGAGAAGAGGAGTGTGAACCACGCCCATTGGCGCCTACGGTAAGGATGACAATCCATACAAATAGCTTTAATGCAATAGGGGCGCATTGGTCAAAAAAGTCATCGCTTGCTTTTTTAAGAAAGAATGAAGAAAGGTGAAGTTCGAAAGATTATTTGGTGTAGAGCAATAGATAACCTGCTGTAGCCGTTTGGTGGGAAACCTCCTGCTCTTGAAGGGGGGATACGG
Protein-coding regions in this window:
- a CDS encoding PD40 domain-containing protein, with product MTSSAWPANDPSLLWKSLQTEHFYITYYSGEEEIAFRIARLAELLYQRIGSILAIYPKERVEIVLTDQSEHPNGSATLTPYSTIRLSLTAPEELSELGNPDDWYLDLLTHEYTHAVHGESIGGLPALINALFGKLLVPNFYQPHFIVEGLAVVEESLRTSAGRLRSSQWKMMMRADVLENHIASLDQFSHPPRRWPQGNIWYLYGSFFMDWIADSYGEEVFRSIIEDYGRQPIPGGLNRALRHATGKTYEELYPHWIAASQQQFAEEAATIRAHGLQEGIRITKHGQIARNPRWFPSKQESPTESSTLMYYRSDGHSTPGLYQIKLPSNLLDSSQTHVSQAEFMLRTNDVSTPAFTPEGGVVFEALGIHKNLFRFFDLFAVPPRQRGVTGVESTRVRMTRGFRAKMPDVSPDGTQIVFVTQHRGTSYLQIADFNSSSLTLEHVRALLPSQPLEQAYAPRWSPDGRAVTYTAWTKGGYREIRVIDLEKKTYQTITHRRGLEGGPCFSPDGKNLFFSSDRSGISNIYSYALDTRVLKQVTNVLTGAFQPSVSPDGKSLVYVGYTSEGYDLFILPLDEQQWTNPSPYSLSPPLPPPPSEPPATPFTKEDYQPLRTLAPRQYFAQTAPGNFGQSVTLSIAANDIASIHTIRSQFRIEWNKPELQGNFSYIYARLPFDVGIRAFRRIAPAGWKKAAQNSEPNAIRETIGFNSFITIPMPGAYDHSSFNLSYNTLRIGYEPTSITASKGDPYAMRFHATSQLVSQMHVGWSYSNTQRFLWSVTPEKGLTAKIGVDANHNYLTSAYDGVRGEANVASYFPMPWLPHHTLTLSAGGGLTIGKLPDQLFFVGGATDPSFLEGLLNETESNGGIILRGYPVGILSGKHYILFNAEYHFPIINIDRGLATLPFFLNRIHGNTFIDYGSAFYTPSTARFKTGIGGELQLDSHIGYSSPLTFRLGYSYGLSQGGIQRTYFLASTPF
- a CDS encoding PilZ domain-containing protein is translated as MSDFLNVLRNARELVAGGLSALQSDPQLPRPLVELAASLGQAIYTLQQAEGIPDEKSTTPYITIALQYLQKVLASLKQQPSPPAVAATATGAITRAIAILEPLVGITPATPPVSKSSFPLPAPVTPSSPLSSIPPKPIANPQPTLSISGGPSPPVSSISTSASNQSSMNPIQTIEASLGTYSATNFYKGLVGNDIIDHGGLFVSTYLLPKIGSHVQLKVALPGGYEFEAKAIVRWRREASDAGQDAPPGFGAQLIDISPEAKQLVYRYVKNREPLFHDDT
- a CDS encoding DHH family phosphoesterase, translated to MNEPSRRLALNAPNSEHRARAFSETLSLVKGGHVLIALRGHPDPDGIACALAQAHIAQRIGVNTTIGYCHDLSHRENRALVKLLGVELRKIKSVREVDKVDFLAIVDAYDVDPDLGDTSGLEILTIVDHHRATSPPKGRFVDLRQDVGATATIFVEYLSELFPLDPDVEEDRRVATALMHGLATDTDDFMLARAADFRAAAQVSEVCDRDLLADLSRRLIAPNAMDVIARALSALAVRRNFAMSGVGFVSDADRDTIAQAADFLVRREDIDTVVVYGVVGDKFIEGSLRTHSPSVDPAVWLEQAFGYDELGRAFGGGRRDKGGFRIPIGFLGRATDRTQLWHIVEAAVRTALVRQLGEEHTAAVGTKNQTT